The region AAGTGTCTCCTTTTACACTCCAGAGCCGCCACATTCATCATGGGACACGGGCTGAAGTTTTATTGCGGCCGCTAGAGGTGGATGCAATAACAAAAGTTGAGTGGGATGGACTCAGAGGGCAACTAGTCCCCAGTAGGCTCCACTCTCTCAgggttcaaaaaaaaaagaaaaaaaaaaaaagaaagaaaaaaaaaagaaaaatgcgaGCCGGGGCATAAGTCGAGAgctggtctctgtctctcatttttGACACAGTTCAACACATTTCATCCACTTGGAAACTCCGGGTTATCCCTCGACGATTATGGGCGTACCTACGTGCTTTTTCATCACAGAGGATTAAGGTGAGGGACGGGGTCATAACTCCATAAATACTTGGTGTGGCACAGACTCTGGATGGACCCTGGAGGAGTAAATACCGCTGGAGGAGCCTCGCGCACAGGAGAGTAGCggcgactttttttttctttctgcaagCTGATACCTCatctgtagagagagagagagagagagagagaaaaaaaaactcctctcAGTTACCACCGTGAAAGTTGTGGTGCCTCTGGCTAATATGGAGAGTCTATGATTCCGTATTGGCAGAGATATaaattgctttatttttctcacagaGTGCGATGTAGTTCAACCTCACCTCCCAGAGTGAGCTATTTGTCAAGATGACAGCGCTTACACCTTTGAACCGAGCCGTACTTGGACTTGCGTGGAGCTGTTTGAGTTTTCTGTCCTGCGCTCATTGCGGCTTAAGTGACAACCATGTGCACTCCAGTTTTATTTACAGGAGGTTGCGCAATCACGAACGCAGGGAGATCCAGAGAGAGATCCTCTCCATCCTGGGCTTGCCTCACCGTCCGAGGCCCTTCTCTCCCGGGAAGCAGGCGTCCTCCGCGCCGCTCTTCATGCTCGACCTGTACAACGCGATGGccgtggaggaggaggtgggggaggtggagggggtgggggtgggggtgcagcAGGGCGCAGGGAAGAGCTTCAGTGCCAAGGCTCAAGGGCACTCCAGGAAAGGTTACTACAGCCCCCAGCATGCCGGGTACTCCCGTGTGGCACAGCCTTACCGAGCGGCCCCTCTGTTAGGCCACAGCCCCGCACTCACCACAGCGCACGACACCAACTTTCTGAATGACGCCGACATGGTGATGAGTTTTGTCAATTTAGGTAAGTGACAGTAAAGTAGACTCGTTTTGTCTGCTGCTTTTATAAAATCACAATTATTGACAGTAGCCTAAATGCAGGCGATTCCTGATTTCATTAAGATTTAGAGGTGAAGCAGTCTCGTTGGAAAACCAACAAATTCAACAGAGAAAGTCCCTCCCCAGCGTGTTCTGTTATTACTTTAACTTTACTTGGTGAAAAGCCAGAAACATTTTGTATGTTGGATGCAATTTTCTCTAAAATCCTCTGCAGACCTGCTTTCAAGAGTTAGgctaaatgaatgaatacatttattGGCCTGCCTGCTGTATTGTACAGGGATATATCAGCACGTGGAGTTCACTAATTCTGtcaaaataattttatattttaatcaaataatcatagCTATGTTGCCCTTagaatttttttaataactcCATAAAATTATGCTGAGCATCTAAATGAAGTTTTACAGGTGTTGGCTTCCTctcgttcattcattcattcattcattcattatttctttatttcgaatttctacatttttatttcttcgTTAAAATGTCATTAGTAGATTTTCAGACATCAGTCATCATGTGGCCTCGGAGGTATTCAGTTGCTTTTAGCTTTGTGTGAAATATTCTGTATTCAAACTGAATGAAGCCCTAAAGTTTTGACCAAATCAGGTTGTGCTGCTTTCTATTAAAAAGCAGCTGATGTGTAtaatgattgtgtttgttcagtagccgtgacctttgaccccgcAGTTCAGAGCAACTTATCAGATGACTGTCTGACCTTGAGAAAATTGGTCTAAATTATTTCCTGTTGTTAAAAGGGGAGTGATATTGACTGATGCCTGTATTTCTTGCTGCTCTGTCACTAAGAGAGAGCAGTAGCCCTATTCCTCATATTTGTGTTCTTTGTAGCATTTATCGTTCTTTaatgagaatgaaaatattaaacacactATATAGAAACTTACTCAAAAGTGTAATATGATGCAGCATGGCAAAATcctaaatgaatgataaaagaaacaattttTACACAACGCCCCTACTGTGGTGCtaaggattttattttcttaaatatatAGCAAAACATGTAAAAGTGAATTTGTGTAGAGTTTCTTGGGAGTATAATCCCTCACCTTGGCCTGAGCCCATCTGTTTCCACTTACCACTATACCAGGGCATGTACACTGTCAGCCTTGAAAGCTCTGCTCTCGTTCTGGGGACTGTCAGTGAAGTGTTCAATGGGGCTCTGTCTTTATTACAGTACACTCAAATATAGCTACTGACCTCAGCTCTTTTAGAAACGTCTATGTGGGATCTCATGCAGTTTAATGTGCCTACTGTATGAATGGAAGTCAGCCGTCTGTATGCAAGAAGAGTAAAGATGTGACGATGTAGCACAACAGTCCATTTATTAATCCTATTGACATAATATGGATACCGTCCTGGTAGAAGCTGAATCTAATTAATATACAACACATCCAGAATGCACACGGCTCACCTTTTACCGGAGGGCGAggtcattattatttcatctttagcTATTTGAAAGTAAAATGCTCAACGCTCTCAGTGGCACTTCTGCTTCAGATTACTGCCTGTGGCTAAAATAATGGAACACGCTCAGTGGGTAAAAGTcagacctgacctctgacctctttgtGTTAAGTAACCGCAGGCGTTCTCTCGATAAAATATCTGGGAAATGCGCTTCAAATAGATATCACTACGGATGTCAGAAAATTCACTAAGCTCAGCCACATGCCTCTGCGCTGCTAAGAGGCAGGGGTGTGAGACAGTTGGCGGTCAGTGTTTAGTAGCATCAAACTATCTTTAGTCAGTAGGTGATAATGTAGATACTCTGAGGCCTCTTGATGGGgttatttaagtcattttttattgtggggctttattttgaaaaactcAAGCacatatcttttatttattcacctGTAACGGACGATGAGTTTGTAAACATCTTCCACAAGTAGAGGCCTAAAAAGGTATCTCACTTCATTCATTATGTTAgaaatatttagttttaaaGGTCAGGGGTTATTGAAGACTCTTAACGCATTGTATGAAACCTACAGGAGGTCAGTAAAAGGTCAGAAATGAGGTCAGAGTAGACGCTCCCATGATGTTGAAGAATCCTGTCTGgtcttttctctcacttgaGGATCAGaccaaagtgtttttaattgaaatcaGCCTGTTTTTCTTAACTGACAGCCCATTCATCATGGCCAGAGAATGCAGTTAAGGCACACAGTAGAGGGCCTGTCTGGGAACTGCTACCTGTATTCAGTTGACTGATTTAATGAACTGGAAAGTGCTTTTGTTGGTAGTCAAAATGTTTGGATTGGACCCGAAACGTAAAAGAAGATGTAATAAATTACTCTTTTTCTGTGCGTTAATGCTGgcatattttctcttttgagCAACTCACGCAGCGGTTCAGGAGGTGAAGCCATATATTTTGATCACTGTAAGCTTTGCTGCCtctaaaatatgaaattcatcattaaatattttctttcccagtggagaaagacaaagattTTTCCCACCAACGAAGACACTACAAGGAGTTCCGTTTTGATCTGACTCAGATCCCAGATGGAGAGGCGGTGACTGCTGCAGAGTTTCGGATCTATAAGGACCGCAGTCATGCCCGCTACGACAATATCACTCTGAAGGTTTCCATATATCAAGTCATCAAGGAATATCAAAACAAGTAAGtaccaaaacaaccaaaaccaAACACTCAGTACTGAACTGAAGTTCATTTCTGAGGTACAtgtacttgagtatttacattttgtctACTTTATACTTCGACACCAAAAAACATACGTgcaaatattgtaattttttttattaaactacATTTATGTGACCGCTATAGTTACTCTTTACTTTTCAGATTGGGATTTTACactaaaaacatacaaacaatttaaaaagcATGTTATACTGTTTTAGATtaaactaataaaaatatagaaagtaattaaaaaatgcTTTTCCTCAAGCAACTAAAACATTAATATGCT is a window of Seriola aureovittata isolate HTS-2021-v1 ecotype China chromosome 14, ASM2101889v1, whole genome shotgun sequence DNA encoding:
- the bmp5 gene encoding bone morphogenetic protein 5 — its product is MTALTPLNRAVLGLAWSCLSFLSCAHCGLSDNHVHSSFIYRRLRNHERREIQREILSILGLPHRPRPFSPGKQASSAPLFMLDLYNAMAVEEEVGEVEGVGVGVQQGAGKSFSAKAQGHSRKGYYSPQHAGYSRVAQPYRAAPLLGHSPALTTAHDTNFLNDADMVMSFVNLVEKDKDFSHQRRHYKEFRFDLTQIPDGEAVTAAEFRIYKDRSHARYDNITLKVSIYQVIKEYQNKDAETFLLDSKKVQASDGGWLVFDITATSNHWVMNPQQNLGLQLCVETVDGRSINIKSAGIIGRNGPQSKQPFLVAFFKASGVLLRSVRAAGGKKKNHNRNKSTNQQESSRAPKTGDYNTSEQKQACKKHELYVSFRDLGWQDWIIAPEGYAAFYCDGECSFPLNAHMNATNHAIVQTLVHLMFPDNVPKPCCAPTKLNAISVLYFDDSSNVILKKYRNMVVRSCGCH